One segment of Tamlana crocina DNA contains the following:
- a CDS encoding endonuclease domain-containing protein: MRNKIIPYNPKLKLLARQLRKNSTLPEVLLWQKIKQRAFGVQFHRQVPMLNYIADFYCHEIGLAIEIDGKSHDHSFLYDAKRQAELEAYGVKFLRFTNDEVKNNMFSVLLVIEETVKELTEKHP; the protein is encoded by the coding sequence ATGAGAAACAAAATAATTCCATACAACCCAAAGTTAAAACTACTAGCAAGGCAGTTAAGAAAAAATAGCACCTTACCAGAAGTGTTATTATGGCAAAAGATTAAACAACGTGCGTTTGGTGTTCAGTTTCATCGACAAGTTCCTATGTTAAACTACATTGCCGATTTTTATTGCCACGAAATCGGCTTGGCCATAGAAATTGATGGAAAAAGTCATGACCATTCCTTTTTGTATGATGCAAAACGACAAGCCGAATTAGAAGCCTATGGTGTAAAGTTTTTAAGGTTTACCAACGACGAGGTCAAAAATAATATGTTTAGTGTTCTGTTGGTTATTGAAGAAACCGTAAAAGAATTGACTGAAAAACACCCCTAA
- the polA gene encoding DNA polymerase I yields the protein MSAQKRLFLVDAYALIFRGYYAFIKNPRINSKGIDTSAIMGFMNSLLDVIKRERPDHLAVCFDKGGSADRVEMFEEYKANRDETPEAIKVAVPYIQEILKAMHIPIMVKEGFEADDVIGTLSKQAEKQGYQTFMVTPDKDFAQLVSENIFMYRPKSFGGGYETWGIAEVQKKFEVERPEQVIDFLGMMGDSSDNIPGLPGVGEKTAKKFIKAYGSMEGLFENLHELKGKMKEKVEANQELGLLSKKLARIMLDVPVEFDEKDFEMCDPDVEAVKNIFQELEFRRLTENFLKTFAPEEDLASNVTDVTSSGVEKSPSSSKQVSPSGKMSAGQKGTAGAGQFSLFGNDGEAKTSEATSEYARKTAETTSHFYQSVASGMATKLFIKNLMNQTSVCFDTETTSIDPLQAELVGIAFSWETGKGFYVPFSENRDEAQELIEQLRPFFESENIEKIGQNLKYDIKVLAKYNIEVKGKLFDTMLAHYLINPDMRHNMDVLAETYLNYTPISIETLIGKKGKNQLSMREVPLEQQTEYAVEDADITLQLKEHFQNELGEANTQTLFDDIEIPLLRVLAAMELEGINLDKDFLNSLSEQLNNDIASLEKSIYEAAGEEFNIASPKQLGIILFEKMKLVDKPKKTKTGQYATSEDILSYLAKDHDIIQQILDFRGLSKLKSTYVDALPLQVDPSTGRVHTDYMQTVAATGRLSSNNPNLQNIPIRTERGRQVRKAFVPRNEDYILLAADYSQIELRIIAALSEEETMIEAFKNGEDIHASTASKVFNVPIAEVTREQRSNAKTVNFGIIYGVSAFGLSNQTDLSRSEAKELIDTYYETYPKLKKYISTQVDFARDNGYVQTVLGRRRYLKDINSRNAVVRGAAERNAVNAPIQGSAADIIKLAMIAIHQKLNEGDFKTKMLLQVHDELVFDVYKPELDTIKSLVKTEMENAYKLAVPLDVDLGTGNDWLEAH from the coding sequence ATGTCAGCACAAAAACGTCTTTTTTTGGTCGATGCCTATGCATTAATTTTCCGTGGCTATTATGCTTTTATAAAAAATCCGCGAATCAATTCGAAAGGTATCGATACCTCGGCCATTATGGGATTTATGAATTCGCTTTTGGATGTAATTAAGCGCGAGCGCCCCGACCATTTGGCGGTGTGTTTTGATAAAGGCGGAAGTGCCGACCGTGTGGAAATGTTCGAAGAATACAAGGCTAACCGAGACGAAACCCCCGAAGCCATTAAAGTGGCCGTACCCTACATTCAGGAGATTTTAAAAGCCATGCACATTCCCATTATGGTGAAAGAAGGTTTTGAGGCCGACGACGTTATTGGCACCCTCTCCAAACAAGCCGAAAAACAGGGCTACCAAACCTTTATGGTAACGCCCGATAAGGATTTTGCCCAATTGGTTTCTGAAAATATTTTTATGTATCGCCCCAAATCGTTTGGGGGAGGCTACGAAACTTGGGGCATTGCCGAAGTGCAGAAAAAATTTGAGGTGGAACGCCCCGAACAAGTGATTGACTTTTTGGGTATGATGGGCGACTCTTCCGATAATATCCCAGGGTTGCCGGGTGTTGGTGAAAAAACGGCCAAAAAATTCATTAAGGCTTATGGAAGTATGGAAGGTTTGTTCGAAAACCTCCACGAGCTAAAAGGTAAAATGAAAGAAAAAGTAGAAGCCAACCAAGAATTAGGACTACTATCGAAAAAATTGGCTCGCATCATGCTGGATGTTCCTGTGGAATTCGACGAAAAAGATTTTGAAATGTGCGACCCCGATGTTGAGGCCGTAAAAAACATTTTTCAGGAGTTGGAATTTAGAAGGCTTACCGAAAATTTTCTAAAAACCTTTGCTCCCGAAGAAGATTTAGCTTCTAATGTAACTGATGTCACTTCGAGCGGAGTCGAGAAGTCTCCTTCATCTTCAAAACAAGTTTCCCCTTCGGGGAAAATGTCCGCAGGACAAAAGGGGACTGCGGGGGCTGGTCAGTTTTCGCTTTTTGGTAATGACGGCGAGGCTAAAACTTCAGAAGCTACTTCCGAATACGCTCGTAAAACTGCCGAAACCACCTCACATTTCTACCAAAGTGTAGCATCAGGCATGGCCACAAAACTGTTCATTAAAAATTTAATGAACCAAACCTCGGTTTGTTTTGATACCGAAACCACGAGCATTGACCCCTTGCAGGCCGAACTGGTGGGCATTGCTTTTTCGTGGGAAACAGGCAAAGGCTTTTATGTGCCATTCTCCGAAAACAGGGATGAAGCCCAAGAATTGATTGAGCAATTGCGTCCGTTTTTTGAGAGCGAAAACATCGAAAAAATCGGTCAGAATTTAAAATACGACATCAAGGTTTTGGCAAAATATAACATCGAAGTAAAAGGCAAACTATTCGACACCATGTTGGCTCATTACCTCATCAACCCCGATATGCGCCACAATATGGATGTGCTGGCCGAAACCTATTTGAACTACACGCCCATTTCCATTGAAACCCTTATTGGAAAAAAAGGTAAAAATCAGCTATCGATGCGCGAGGTGCCTTTGGAACAACAAACCGAATATGCCGTTGAGGATGCCGATATCACCCTTCAGCTCAAAGAACATTTTCAAAATGAATTGGGCGAGGCCAATACGCAAACCTTGTTTGATGATATTGAAATTCCGTTGCTGCGCGTCTTGGCCGCTATGGAATTGGAGGGCATCAATTTAGATAAAGACTTTTTAAACTCCCTTTCGGAGCAATTGAATAACGACATTGCCAGTCTTGAAAAAAGCATTTATGAAGCTGCTGGTGAAGAATTCAACATTGCTTCCCCAAAGCAGTTAGGCATCATTTTGTTTGAAAAAATGAAATTGGTGGATAAACCAAAAAAAACAAAAACAGGACAATACGCCACATCCGAGGATATTTTAAGCTACTTGGCCAAAGACCACGACATCATTCAGCAAATTTTGGATTTCAGGGGGCTTTCAAAATTAAAGAGCACCTACGTGGACGCACTCCCTTTGCAGGTAGATCCATCAACGGGACGCGTACACACTGACTACATGCAAACGGTTGCCGCTACGGGACGTTTAAGTAGCAACAACCCCAACTTACAGAACATCCCCATCCGTACCGAACGTGGCCGACAAGTGCGGAAAGCCTTTGTGCCAAGAAATGAAGATTATATTCTGTTGGCTGCCGATTATAGCCAGATTGAACTTCGCATCATAGCCGCTTTAAGTGAAGAAGAAACCATGATTGAGGCTTTCAAAAACGGCGAAGATATTCATGCTTCCACAGCTTCAAAAGTGTTTAATGTGCCTATTGCCGAAGTAACGCGCGAGCAGCGTAGCAATGCCAAAACGGTAAACTTCGGAATTATTTATGGGGTTTCCGCTTTCGGTCTAAGCAACCAAACGGATTTATCGCGAAGCGAGGCCAAAGAATTAATCGACACCTATTACGAAACCTATCCTAAACTTAAAAAATACATCAGCACCCAAGTGGATTTTGCCCGCGATAATGGTTATGTGCAAACGGTTTTGGGCCGTCGTAGGTATTTAAAGGACATCAATTCCAGAAACGCCGTGGTGCGCGGTGCTGCCGAACGCAACGCCGTAAATGCCCCCATTCAAGGGAGTGCTGCCGATATTATTAAACTGGCCATGATTGCTATTCACCAAAAATTGAATGAAGGCGATTTTAAAACTAAAATGTTACTGCAAGTACATGACGAATTGGTTTTTGATGTTTACAAACCCGAACTCGACACCATTAAAAGCCTAGTAAAGACCGAAATGGAAAACGCCTATAAACTTGCTGTTCCGTTGGATGTTGATTTAGGGACTGGTAATGATTGGTTGGAGGCGCATTAG